From the genome of Saccharomyces paradoxus strain CBS432 chromosome XII sequence:
ACCAGCCTCACTTGAGGTTAAGGATTGTGTAGAAGAACCGATTTTGCGGAAAAATCGCGAAGGTTCGGTTACCTCATGTGTTCCTGCTTCTGTTATTCCTTTGGAGAATACAATAGGTCATGGAATGCAAAAAGTCGAGGACAAAGGACATAGAGTAATCTCCAGCGGTTCCACTCAGTGTCTAAGTACGGAAGTGAGCGAATTGCCCAAGGATTTGAACCTAGATAATTTACCTACGGATAATAACGGATTTGTTCAATATGGTCTCAAAggcaataacaataacaatagatACAGTTTTATCTCTTCTACATCGACAGATTACGAGCCCGAGTGGTACGACGGACAACAACATATTTCATTGCATATGCCTTCTATGACCAATACAGAGGAGGCAAATAGCCGTGACAAATCGAATTTGGACATAAAGATTAAACAGCTAGAACTTGAAATTACAGAATTAAAGttgcaaaatgaaaagcTACTGCACTCTATGACGACGAACAGATacattgaagaaagatttaTGCTAGAGGTTATGAAGGATCCAAGTATACAGACGCAAAGATCTCAAAGAGATATTGAGAGAAAAGTCAAACAACtggagaaaaaattctttaacTGTAAAAAAGTTCTTAAGAAATTGACTGAATCTCCCCCAGTAGTGGCCACTTCCACTTCAAAAACTGATGGAAGTTCAGCAAGAATTCCATGCCCTAAGACTAGACTGGCACGGGTTTCTGTTTTGgacttgaagaaaattgaagaacaGCCAGATTCTTCATCGGGAATTTCGTCCGAGGAAGATCACTTAACGAACGATGATACGGATGCTAACATTACCGAAGAATTGAATAttgcttttgaagaagaaccaaTTCCTGTTCTTTCCACAACGGCATCCATGCAGAGTGGAGAGAGTAAAAGAGGGTTCCAACTTAACCTCCCTGTCCAGGTcgagaagaaggaagaatgAAGCGTTACCTTCAAACTATATTAACTTATTTCACACAAACATTCATAATACATCAATGCTGATAGACGCGTAGTATTTTGGAGGTTATCAAATTACGTATCTGCGATGTATGTAATGACTCCGTTACCCacgcttttctttttgggcACTTTTTTATGTGAATATTACTGAATGTCGAGGGGTTTGCTCATGGGCTTTAATCTTTTGTCTTACAACATCGTCTGATTTTGTAGCTGCAGGTATATATTCATGTTGTCGTCTAAACAAATACCCCGCTTTAAAAGCTATAAATAGAAAATACAATCACGGTGTGACTGGTATCACAAACacataatatatatattgcATTCAAGTTTATTCAACCTATACTTAAATACATTAATTtacaaaaacaataataatagcaaaGTGGTTTTCTTCCACCTAATTAATGACACTTTTTCAACGGGccgatttttttttatttccgAAGTCCACCAGACTAATATTATATCAGATAGTTGGTGACAAATGCATGTGGAAATGAGTAACAAACCCCACCCAAGAGCACATTTTAACTATCAACATTAAGGGcattatatattttaatcATACCTGCGATGTCTTCCACAGCAGCACCACGACCTAAACCTTGGGAGACTGGCGCACCCTTAGATGAGCCGCAGCGTAATGCTCAGTCCTTAAGTGCGATGATGACTTCGAATCAACAGGACTCCGGGCAAGCTGAAGGAAACAATAGCAGTAATAGTTCAAGCGAGTCTGCCCCAGAAGTTTTGCCACGACCTGCCGCACTAAACTCTTCTGGTACCTACGGTGAACCGAGTACAATACCGGCAATATACGGCAATAGCAATTATGGGATGCCCTATGATAACAATCCGTATAGTATGAACTCCATCTACGGAAACAGCATAGGGAGGTATGGGTATGGAGGATCCTACTATGGCAATAATTACGGATCTTTTTATGGAGGAGGATACGGTTCAGGAGCGGGGTACGGAATGAATAATGGTAGTGGCCTAGGCGAGTCAACGAAGGCTACTTTTCAATTAATAGAAAGTTTGATAGGAGCTGTCACAGGTTTTGCACAAATGCTGGAGTCTACATATATGGCGACACACAACTCTTTTTTCACCATGGTGTCCGTGGCAGAACAGTTTGGTaatttgaaggaaatgCTGGgttcattttttggtatCTTTGCTATAATGAAGTTTCTTAAAAAAGTGCTCTATCGCGCTACTAAGGGTAGACTAGGAACaccaccaaaaaaatttgcagGCTCTGAAGGAAGCAAAAATAAACTAATTGAAGATTTCCAAAAGTTTAATAATGGTGGTTCAACTACTGGCAAAGCCGCGAGAAGGAAAATATCATGGAAGCcactattattttttttgatggcAGTATTTGGTTTTCCATACATATTAAACAAATTTATTGCTAAACTACAGACCTCTGGAACCATACAAGCATCGCAAGGAAATGGTAGCGAGTCTATTGATCCTTCTAAATTAGAATTTGCAAGGGCGTTATATGATTTTGTTCCAGAAAATCCAGAGATGGAAGTTGCTTTAAAAAAGGGAGACTTAATGGCTATTTTAAGTAAGAAAGACCCTCTTGGTAGGGATTCCGACTGGTGGAAAgtaagaacaaaaaatggTAATATTGGCTACATTCCGTATAATTATATCGAGATCATAAAAAGGCGGAGAAAAATTGAGCATGTTAATGATGAAACTCCTACACGTTAGTGCACCGATATTcgtacatatatacatatatatagtaaCCTCTACAGTAATGTAAATATTCTAAAAAGCAGCTACAATGAGAGGAAGTACTTAATAAACAAACAGGTAACGGTGTAATAACACATTATATTCTCTGTCTTGAAAACGCAATCTCCTACGTACACATATAcgtatgtatatatatgagtGAACGCCTATAGATAGATATGGGTATATAGGCATTCACGATTTAGGAACAATTGTGATACGGTGATACCAAGGCCTGCGGCGTTCTGAGCTTCGCTTTCTTTCACGAATAAAATGAGGTGGAAAAGTTTATCATAGCAAAGAAACATGGAGCAGATTACATAAAGTCATCATCACCGAATTCAAAGTCGTCGGCGCCATCTAGATCGAAATCttgatcttttttgaatgcaCCACCCAAATTGGTCTTACCCTTgacttttttcttaccGGCACCACCAGTAGCAGTACCACCTCTAACACGAGCCAAACGAGCTTGCctctcttctctttctttatctttgaTCAAAACGTTCAGAGTAGCAACTGTTTGTCTTATAGATTCGATAGACATTGGCTTTGCTACATCTCTAATCAAATCAATGGCTAATGACGAAGAGTAGTTCAGCGGAgatttcttgttcattgGTGTGATAGCAGCAGAGAGGGCCTTTCTTAAATCTTGGTATTCCCTCTTCGATTCAGCGTTAAACAGTGGGTGTGTTTCGATAGGCGTATCCTTGGTAAAGGCGGGTCTTTTTAGAGCTTGTtcctcttgttctttttgtaaAGCACGGGCTCTTGGATGTTCTTCGGCAACGCCTAAACCCGCAAACAAATCTGCGGCGTTGTTTAAATCAGACTCCATTTCAGCCTTCTTGATCAATTCTTTACGAGTCTTTTCGTCTAATGTGTCAATATCCAATAGGACTCTGTCAGTGGAGGATTCTTTACCTTTCTTAGCCTTTTTTGgttgttctttctttggtttTGGAGTaggcttcttttcttcctcttctgcATCCCACGATTGCATGACAGGTTCGTCATCACCGATTTCAGCATCCCATGAGTCCATCAAAACGACGTCATCATTACCCATAGAACCGTTGATAGCTTCATCGTCCCAAGACATTGTTATTGAGTTCTTaaaggttttttttttttgagtcCGTGATTAGGATATAATAGTTACAAGGAactcaaaagaaaatagaacaaTTTTCCAAACTAAAGTTCATAATGAGAATAGCTagttttcaattctttgatGTAGTGCTTCTGACCTTGCGCTAgtatatgaaaaaaaaattcggAAAATGTTCAAAAACAGGTGTGTTCGTCTGATGTGACAAAGGGACGACCATAATACCAAGATTAGTGACATTATCCGTATAGTTTAGCAGAGTGACTgttataaataaataattatgTGTGCGTATATTAAGTTTTGTTGAATCAACGTTTATTTACAATTTCTAGACATGACTAAATGCGAACTGCAGtagttttcaatttcgCTCGCCCAAGTAATATCTTTTAAATATCCTTCAATGAAAGCATCAAAACTGAGGATTTCTCGCCTCTTCGAGTTTTTGGATAACAAAAGCCATGCCCATTCTGCTTTTCTTGAcgttttcatcaaatttgGTGCGCGACCAATCCTCTACCTTAGATTTGATGCCCATATTGAAGCCGCTCGAAAATTTCACCCGGCTCTCTGCTATCGTACTGCTTGTAGCGTTGTCAAACTGATAGGTCGTATACTCTTCTACCTTCATAATTCCAGTGTGATCTAAATTCCTTGTGTAGGTTTTCATCGTGGAGTTACCGGGGTTCACTACGGAAACTTCGATTATCCATGTCTCTGTTATTCCTCTCAGAAAGGGTTTGACCCAAGTAGGCAACTTTCCTGACTTCTTCAACAGCCTTGTTGTGCGCAAATTTCCCTCTTGGTCAACCTTCCTTGATATCGTGTCTATCGAAAGTACATGAGGGGAATATGGGTTGGGGtatctattgaaaaaggcGCGTGAAACAGAGGCAAAATCTGTAGGAAATATATGTGTGCTTCTGTGTAAGAGGACCATTGCAACTTTTTAGGATTTCTTACCGCCGTACCAAAAACCAAACAATACTTATCAAGTATGATTACTCATCCATCTGtcatatattttttctagttTAATTATCCAGGGAGAGCGTGAAATACTGCGGAGTTTTTCACccgaaagaaaaaatacaCTGAGCACGATGATAACAATAGTCACGTTATTGGTTAGGTACAGTAtgcaaaaaggaagagtTTTATTGGGATGCAGAAGTACGTGATGTGGTATACAGAATTAATTATATGATCTATAATAAGAGAGCACCAACGGCGAATGCACCAGCACCATAAGCTATATGAGTGCCGGCAAAAGCACCATTGGTAGAATTGGAGATTACGGACGCTACCTTACCATTGACCGTAGACTTGTATGTAGTGGTCAGTGTCTCAACTTTAGAACCCGATGTAGTTGTATAGGTTGATTTGATAGTGCTTACTACCTTGGAGCTCGATTTTGCCTCTGATGAGGATCCCGATGAGGATCCCGATGATGATTTACTTGATGAAGCTGTGCTGGCTGTTGTTACTGAGGACGGTAGCCACCAAACAGTGGATGTGTATGGTTCACCCAGCGAATTCGTGGTGGTTATTATAGTGATTGGTCCGTCCGTTGATGTTGTCGAGGATGCGGAGTTGATGATTCCGCTTGAAGTCTCGTCTGTGGGCTGCACAGACGCAGTTGAAGTTGTAGTCACAGCGGAGTTACTTTCGGCCACCCACCATAGGTACTGTGTGGTAGTTTTACCTTGGGCATCCGTGGTCACTACGGTAGTACTTGGAGCCACAGCATAGGTATTGCTGACGACGTTGCTTGTTTGTACCAAGCTCTTCTCGGTAGAAACGACTGCCATTGTACTTTGTTGAACTTCTTTTGTTGTGGCGGATGAGACCTCTTGAGAGTTCGAGCTCTTTTCTTGGGAGCCATCTTTAGAGTTCTGGCCATCTAAGGAGCCAGTGTCCTTTTGAGCAGCGGCTAGAGAAATTAAGGAGGTAACTAATATGGAACAGGCTTTCATCTTATATATGTTGGGTTCGTTTATGTTTTCACTAGATAATAAGTACCTAATCCATAAGAgtatatctttttttacataCTTATATATGCTTACTACCGCCCTCTAAGAAGGTGGGCGTTCTTTCAACTACATCACTCGCTAAAAATAATTCTGAGTTTCCAAGCCAACTTAGTATCCGATCCggtaataatgatgattcTCTTCGTCTATTTTTGGATTTACTTTGGAGGCTGATACTTAATAAGCCAGCCATTGcatatattatttttttcctttcgTCAATTGAACGTGCGGAAAACTACATATAAACAAATTCTGTCGGCTATGTATGTACACAAAACTATATACGCCTCGTCTTTAGTGCCGCTACAACATAACGACACCGATATTACTGCGCCTTTCGACGTCATTACTATTATCGGGATTCAAGCCACCTGTAATCGGGTTTGCTCTGTAATTAAATAGATAGAAGTTCAAGAACCCGTCACCAGGCCCGAACTTCAAATCATCCAGGAACAATGTATTATCTTGCGAAGTCAACGCGTTAAAAACATCCATATTAGCATTCTTGGCCAAAATACATGCGTCGTAAATCAATTCGCGCAATCTTTTTCCCAATGCCTTGGTGGCTTTTGGATCGAACCTGTCTTTGAATTGGAAATCAGCATCGGTGGCATAATAATACAAGTACCCGATGCCTAGGTccttatattttttgttatttagAATTGTGAATGGCAGTGAGTAAAATGAGAAGAAGTCTGTAATTTTCCCATCCGGTTGTTCAACTACATACGAGAAGACTACTTGTTTATCCAATGGTAATGATTCCTCACCAATAAAATTGTGTCTGAATTCTTCcttagaaaaaatttgaactAGTTCGAATCTGGATTGATATCTTTTGAACAACTCAAAGACTTGGTCAATATCTTCCTCCTTTAACTTTCTCAAGCCTGCTGTCTTAGTTTTGCCCGGTAACGCATTCTCGGCAATCATATCCTCCTCTGTATGTCCATCTGGTAAACCAGTAAAATCTACCTCATAAAGCTTCTTCCAGTTTAACGGACGATGTGTATAACGACATGTACTCACAGGTGCTGGCAAAACAACTCCCGCCGTGTACAATGCATGCCAGATGTCACATTTGTTGACTCGTCTAGTAATTTCTTTAATCAAAACAGGAGTCAACCTCTTCGATCTTAGCTGTTTGTGAACGCacaagaaattgatttcTACACTAGGTATTTCTTTACCTCTAACACCAAGTGTTACTGGGATGGCTGAGATGAAGGCAACTAGTTTCTGCGTTTCTTTAACGCGAACACCAATATGCCAATCCTTCTTCCAGCCTGGACTTTTTAACGcccaattgaaaaattctttggtATAGTTAAACCTGAAGCCTGCATCGCGATCTTCAACGTAGTTTTCGTTTAGTAGAACGAAAACATCTTCAAGCTGCTTTTTGTTGTCCACATCAATACTACACCATTCGAAACTAGACAATAAAGGTAATGGCTTATCAGGTATATCTTCTGGTGTCTTTGGTTTATCAATGGGGCCCTCTTCCTCtactttttcatcaaaatctttgACCGGTTGCGTTCTCCAGAATTTGTGGTCTTTCATAGCCTTTTTCTGCTCTTGAGTGAATTTTGAAGTATCGCCATTATTCAATTGTAATaacttcaacaaattttctaattttttggCTTTGTCCTCTTCTGACATTCTATAATACGCTTACCACCGAAACTCTATTTGAGCAGAAATATTATGCACAATGTATTCTAACAAGTGTGCAACACatatcatcttcaattaTATTAAATTACTTTATCATGAGCAACGGCTGAAATAATTTCATCCTATTGTTTTTATGGCAGTAGCCTTTTGAAAGAGCCAAAATGATCCTCTGTTTTAAGAAGTGCTATTACGCTATTAAATATAGTTCGCCtgtattttttaaagaCTTGCTTTGCATTCCACTTTGCAATCAATATTGAGAGCATTCTGAACGTCAATCGGATTCCTCTCATAATAAGAACTGTGACCAGTAGTTATCATGAAAATAAATCTGCAAGAATAAAAGTAAACGATTAATACAATTCAATTGGCTTGTCCATCTAATGAAACTATTCCATTGAGATCGCCTTAAGCTAATCATACGTATTGTTTTGTGTATATTATGCCTGGTCGGGTAAtgtcttcctttttttctttttgtcctgggaaaaaaaaagaagtgaaaaatttgtctCGATGAGCTGAGATGAGCTTGTGAAAGTAAAGAGGTTTAATTTATAAAATAGGCGATAGCAAGT
Proteins encoded in this window:
- the MMR1 gene encoding Mmr1p (Phosphorylated protein of the mitochondrial outer membrane~similar to YLR190W) — protein: MNSPTMKSEQLTPKLSPMSFCLDDQKNAGTFQNLLNSPTKLKLDTGSIGNSLLYPTSLSKLSELSRNGRSKQRRGSDTMRSVSPIRFQFLNNTPKMLKPEYLSQTTNNLPLLSALLKNGKKTTSEGQSPNPDPLNIEKNIIKQSIKDKLEQLRSSESVTQVQKKDRKPASLEVKDCVEEPILRKNREGSVTSCVPASVIPLENTIGHGMQKVEDKGHRVISSGSTQCLSTEVSELPKDLNLDNLPTDNNGFVQYGLKGNNNNNRYSFISSTSTDYEPEWYDGQQHISLHMPSMTNTEEANSRDKSNLDIKIKQLELEITELKLQNEKLLHSMTTNRYIEERFMLEVMKDPSIQTQRSQRDIERKVKQLEKKFFNCKKVLKKLTESPPVVATSTSKTDGSSARIPCPKTRLARVSVLDLKKIEEQPDSSSGISSEEDHLTNDDTDANITEELNIAFEEEPIPVLSTTASMQSGESKRGFQLNLPVQVEKKEE
- the PEX13 gene encoding peroxin PEX13 (Peroxisomal importomer complex component~similar to YLR191W); protein product: MSSTAAPRPKPWETGAPLDEPQRNAQSLSAMMTSNQQDSGQAEGNNSSNSSSESAPEVLPRPAALNSSGTYGEPSTIPAIYGNSNYGMPYDNNPYSMNSIYGNSIGRYGYGGSYYGNNYGSFYGGGYGSGAGYGMNNGSGLGESTKATFQLIESLIGAVTGFAQMLESTYMATHNSFFTMVSVAEQFGNLKEMLGSFFGIFAIMKFLKKVLYRATKGRLGTPPKKFAGSEGSKNKLIEDFQKFNNGGSTTGKAARRKISWKPLLFFLMAVFGFPYILNKFIAKLQTSGTIQASQGNGSESIDPSKLEFARALYDFVPENPEMEVALKKGDLMAILSKKDPLGRDSDWWKVRTKNGNIGYIPYNYIEIIKRRRKIEHVNDETPTR
- the HCR1 gene encoding translation initiation factor eIF3 core subunit j (eIF3j component of translation initiation factor 3 (eIF3)~similar to YLR192C), encoding MSWDDEAINGSMGNDDVVLMDSWDAEIGDDEPVMQSWDAEEEEKKPTPKPKKEQPKKAKKGKESSTDRVLLDIDTLDEKTRKELIKKAEMESDLNNAADLFAGLGVAEEHPRARALQKEQEEQALKRPAFTKDTPIETHPLFNAESKREYQDLRKALSAAITPMNKKSPLNYSSSLAIDLIRDVAKPMSIESIRQTVATLNVLIKDKEREERQARLARVRGGTATGGAGKKKVKGKTNLGGAFKKDQDFDLDGADDFEFGDDDFM
- the UPS1 gene encoding Ups1p (Phosphatidic acid transfer protein~similar to YLR193C), giving the protein MVLLHRSTHIFPTDFASVSRAFFNRYPNPYSPHVLSIDTISRKVDQEGNLRTTRLLKKSGKLPTWVKPFLRGITETWIIEVSVVNPGNSTMKTYTRNLDHTGIMKVEEYTTYQFDNATSSTIAESRVKFSSGFNMGIKSKVEDWSRTKFDENVKKSRMGMAFVIQKLEEARNPQF
- the NCW2 gene encoding Ncw2p (Structural constituent of the cell wall~similar to YLR194C), giving the protein MKACSILVTSLISLAAAQKDTGSLDGQNSKDGSQEKSSNSQEVSSATTKEVQQSTMAVVSTEKSLVQTSNVVSNTYAVAPSTTVVTTDAQGKTTTQYLWWVAESNSAVTTTSTASVQPTDETSSGIINSASSTTSTDGPITIITTTNSLGEPYTSTVWWLPSSVTTASTASSSKSSSGSSSGSSSEAKSSSKVVSTIKSTYTTTSGSKVETLTTTYKSTVNGKVASVISNSTNGAFAGTHIAYGAGAFAVGALLL
- the NMT1 gene encoding glycylpeptide N-tetradecanoyltransferase NMT1 (N-myristoyl transferase~similar to YLR195C) → MSEEDKAKKLENLLKLLQLNNGDTSKFTQEQKKAMKDHKFWRTQPVKDFDEKVEEEGPIDKPKTPEDIPDKPLPLLSSFEWCSIDVDNKKQLEDVFVLLNENYVEDRDAGFRFNYTKEFFNWALKSPGWKKDWHIGVRVKETQKLVAFISAIPVTLGVRGKEIPSVEINFLCVHKQLRSKRLTPVLIKEITRRVNKCDIWHALYTAGVVLPAPVSTCRYTHRPLNWKKLYEVDFTGLPDGHTEEDMIAENALPGKTKTAGLRKLKEEDIDQVFELFKRYQSRFELVQIFSKEEFRHNFIGEESLPLDKQVVFSYVVEQPDGKITDFFSFYSLPFTILNNKKYKDLGIGYLYYYATDADFQFKDRFDPKATKALGKRLRELIYDACILAKNANMDVFNALTSQDNTLFLDDLKFGPGDGFLNFYLFNYRANPITGGLNPDNSNDVERRSNIGVVML